One Ranitomeya imitator isolate aRanImi1 chromosome 4, aRanImi1.pri, whole genome shotgun sequence genomic window, agagatgcagggtttggcgcagacaagtagcgccagtacccgtcagcctagcaggtcccggtctccggttagttcggagtcagagggtgtatgtatttcttcagacgaagagggatctcagccgagctcatccgagactgaagggggactttgtcttcccaacagtaatgtggacaatttaataaaatctgtcaggagcacgatggggtgcccagatgggaaagaaaagaaatcggcacaggacataatgtttgcggggttaggacagaggaaacgtaggtccttccccgtcatacaaaccatcaaagatattgttaaaaaggagtgggacaagcagaatagagggtttttaccatcatcctctaaaaggcgctatcccttcagcgatgaagacctaaacacctggtaaAAGGTGCcgaaagttgatgctgcggtagcctccacaaccaaacagtcggtcctaccagtggaggattcaggggtcctgacagacccgctggaccgtaaagcagaagctttactaaagaggtcatgggaagtcaatacgggggcgttcaggcccgccatatctagtacctgtactgcaagatctctactagtatggacggagcaattggaggaacagattagaggcaaaacttcgagggaatctatcctgctgaaattgcctcaaattaaagaagcagtagcattcctagctgatgcctcagtggactcgctacgtcttgcagccaggtcagccggcctagtcaacacagcccggcgtgcactctggctaaagaattggaagggggacgcacaagctaaagcgaaactttgtgcgattccctgtcagggtgagttcctttttgggaagacgctggatgaactcctgaataaagcaggtgaaaggaagaaaggcttccctaaccaatatctcccatcctacaggagagccttcaggagacgcccctttactaggaacaagccgcttgaacaaagagagcgatgggagtcgaaggacccaaagcaaaaaggtgccttttttagcgggtcccataatccgagacgtaaataccgctaaccaggaagtaggcggcagattaaaattttttcttccccaatgggaacagataacatccagccagtggattctggacattgtgcaatacggccttaaattagaatttgatcgaatcccttgggattccttcataataacatctccaaaaggtcatgacctacagagggctctagaaatagagatcctatctcttctatctaaaaaagtcctgatagaagttccccaggatcaaaaagggaaagggttctactcccctttattcctgattaataaaccagatggttcatttagaaccatcataaatcttaaaaagttaaattctttcctgcgtaatcataccttcaaaatggaatccattagttctaccataaaactcttattccctaggtgtgtcatggccggaatagacttaaaggacgcctattaccatcttcccatacatgccgaacatcagcagtacctaagggtagcagtcaccctggagggaaaggttcgtcactttcagtatgttgcaatgccatttgggctttctatggctccccgcgtcttcactaaggtgatactagaagtgatggctcatctacgccaacgagataccttgataataccctacctagatgactttctagtggtaggaagctctgcacttcaatgtaaaactcgtttatctaatacgatctcgtccctacaggagttaggttggatcgtcaacttcgaaaaatctcggctgaatccagaaaccgttcagacatttctaggaatccagctagactccgtaagtcagaaatgctttcttcctcagtcaaagaggttgactatacaatcaaaggtatcagacgcaatacgcaaaccctacatgacactaagaaaggccatgtccttactggggtcattatcatcatgtatccctgctgtaccttgggcacaattccatacccgtcaattgcagtacgaagtattgtcggctcaggggaaagacggttatctagaaagtagaataactctttccagtaatgtcttagaatcactatcctggtggctagacatggaccacctatcacggggtgtgccatggataatagacccgtctaaaataattaccaccgacgccagccctattgggtggggagcacatatggaagacaatctggcccaaaatacttgggatcagacagaattaatatgttcctccaactggaaggagttaaaagcaatagaatgtgccttatatcattttcttccgcagattcatggaacaaatgtaagaatttactcagacaattccaccgcagtggcatacttgaaccgtcagggtggtacaaagtcaggaagtctgatgaccatagctgcaaacatctttcagctggcagaggctcatctaacatccttaacagccctgcacatcaaaggtgtagagaacatcagggcagactacctcagcagaaacgagttgcgtcaaggagaatggaccttaaacaaatccatattcagaaggataacagaagcatgggggataccacaaatcgacctatttgccacaagagacaaccggcaagtacaaaggttcgcttccctgaacaccagggatcacccagatatgttggactctctccaccatccttggcggttcagactggcatatgcctttcctccagtgTCTCTGATTCCTCtggtgatcagaaagatcaggagggaacaggcaagagtaatcctcattgcaccattctggccgaaaagaccatggttctcttgtctccagaccatgtgcctatgcgatccttggatcctcccatcagacaaggagctgctgtaccaaggcccctttttccacccgcaagtgaaaggtcttcacttgacggcgtggaatttgagaggcaactattaagttccagagggttctcaacagaactagtaaacaccctcttattgagcaggaaaagatctaccaccctaatatatagtagggtatggaataaatttttagacttctacacggtaccgttcactaagcaagttccactcacacctatcctagagttcttgcaaaaaggccgagagttaggactatctgtaaataccttaagagttcaggtctcggcattaggagccctatatggatgcaatatagcagctaataggtggatctccagattcataaaatcttgtgaacgtagtaaaccggtccatattccccgtctacctccgtgggatttaaatctagtattagaggccttaacaagctctccatttgaaccattagattcaatacctttaaaaatcctaacatataaagtagccttactagtagccctaacctcagctagacgggttagtgacatccaggccctatcagtagacccacctttcttactgatatttcatgatcggatagtcctgaaaccagacccctcatacctccctaaggtagcgtccacctaccacaggtcacaagaaatatttctcccttccttttttgattcacctgtaactccagaacaacataagttccacaccttagatgtcagaagagccatcctgacttatatagaaaggtgtcagacatggagggagagtagggctctgtttatctcctttcagggccacaagaaaggacatggggtcacgagagctaccatatctcggtggatcagagatgctatctgcttggcctatacgtcaaaaggcgagattcctccattgggtataaaagcgcactcaacacgagccatggcttcctcctgggcggaacaagcagatgtaccgatccatttaatatgtaaggctgcaacttggtctacaccttctaccttctacaaccattatagacttgatctgtccacgtcttctgatctgacctttggtagagctgttcttaatacagtaatcccacccaaataatgactctctgaaaatctctcatgtggggtgctgtcgtggcgaagggtaaaaagccggattacgtaccggtaatgctcttttaatgagtccacgacagcacccatgtattaccctccctaaattatgcacagctctttcctttaaggtcacaaataatggttgtatagagttaagaaatttatgtgactgaataagaatgaatactaacacttttgcggttccctttttatactctgtaactaaactgaggaggagaggggaccgcctccttttattctgtaggtttcctgttcctatgggcggatccctctctctcatgtggggtgctgtcgtggactcattaaaagagcattaccggtacgtaatccggcttttttctcctatttcaggttacatcgggggcttatcaacagtattacagaatgctgtagattagcccctgatgacggtgagcttacctcaccatcgattttgggggtgacaggttccctttaaaggaaatgtACTCATTCAAATACAGTAAATCTGTTACTAATTGACCATTCATGAGAGCGTGGGGACAAGGTAGCAAAACCATGGCTTACTATCTCCACAGCCTAGGTTAGCTATATATAGACCTGTTGCCGGTTActtgctatttgcttttgattatttatttattttttttctttctgtaggGATGTCAGGAATGTGTTGGGTGTGGCTGTGACAAGTGTATCAATATCACAATTGTCCTAAACTGTGACCCACAGAATAACATCTGCTGCAGATATGGCTGACAATAATTTCTGTATCCGCACATCTCCAGCACTTGTTCCAGAATGGCAGTCCTGGTAAAAAGTTCTCTGCTATGTGGAACTTTACATAACAAAGTGAACATTCCTTTAGTATGCATGACACGGCGTCCTTGCTGCAAACTATATTGTCTACACGGCAGTAATTTAGTTTACAATGTGGATCAGGATTTTAAACTGAAGTGGCACTTGGTAGAATAGTTATTTGCAAGCAGGAGAATGTAATGTATACATTATACAGGTTAATGACTGGTGTTCTATATGTACCGTATTTCCCTGTATCCAGCCAATACAACCTCTGTGTACCACTAAGGTTGCTGAATGGATCTGCCATCATGGTTTCTGGTGAATTGCAGTACTTCACGTGGATCTTAAAGGGGTTATGCAGGCCTGTTTTTATTTCTGCTAAGAAATGAGAAgcagatagttgctaactacctgcctgttctgcccagcgCCGATCACTGCTGGCTCTGAGTGGTTACAGACCACTTCTGCCTGCGAATGTCTTCCTCTGACAAAAAGCAAAACAATTTGAGCCACAGCACATGTTGGGTATAAGTCCAATGCATGATGGCCATTTAACAAGTAGAAccgaagataaaaacaaaatgagcaaataccctgtagtaagtaaatggcaatagtacatgtaaataacatcggTACTTGGTTAATATTCTTTTgatcaaaaaaaaagtaaaagccatcTCACTATGACAAGGTGTAACTCTTGTAGTTCAACTCACTGTGTCAGCAGATGTAAAAACAGATAAGAGAGAGTAGAACCTGGATCCCAACTGTTGAGACACATTTCCATGAGAAGCGATAGAAACAAAATTAACTGCCCAAAAAGGGGAGTCATGCCCTGGTtagtacaatatataaaaatgaaaccaaaatcttATAAAATTTGAGACAGGGCACATGTTGATATACGTGCAATGCattggtgtgcgttcacactgtggccttttaaagcgaacctgtcatcaggtttggccgatataagatacggcctctgcctttcagggcttatctacagcattctataatgctgcaaatAAGACCCCGATGCGacctaaaagaagaaaaataacttatactcacctggggcttgggccagtccgatgggtgtcgtgggtccggagcctcccatcatcttatgattgccgccctcctgcttgcttcattgcTCCCTGGCATCACGctgctgcgcaggcgtacttatctgccctgttgagtgcagagtaatacatggagctgcacgtccCCTCCGGAGTGtcagcgccagagctgggttttctcctcggccgtatctcgcgtatgtgtgattccggccttatacaaagctgtagataagccctgaagggCAGTGGTCgaatcttatatcagccaaacctggtgacaggttccctttaacaagcagAACTACTTGACAGAGTAACTTCTTTTTCATTCTGTTTAGGAGGTGTTTCTGAAGTCAAGCTGCTTGACAGCTGGCTCCTTGCTACCTAACTGCAGGTAGCCAGCTATCAATCACATGACGTTTGCAGGGACACCCTGTCCACAGAGCAGCCCAAAAGAGAAAGGGCTGCTCTGTTGACAAGGCATGAAATGAAGCATGGGAATCACCGTCTTAGCCAGCAAGGATCAAAGGGGGCAGGACAGGCAGgtggttagcaactacctgccagtTTGTGCTTAGCCCATACACAAAAATAAGTCCTGGAGAACCCCTTTTTTAAAACATGCCTTTGACTACAAACTTGTGACCTTTTGTGTGTTATACTTAATGGGGCTTTTCTGACAAAGGGGTGGGGCTTTGCCAACTAAGTGGTATACATTTAGactagagtttgtatgttctccccgtgtttgcgtgggtttcctcacattccaaagacctactgatagagaatggagattgtgagccccatcggggac contains:
- the LOC138675906 gene encoding uncharacterized protein, which translates into the protein MESISSTIKLLFPRCVMAGIDLKDAYYHLPIHAEHQQYLRVAVTLEGKVRHFQYVAMPFGLSMAPRVFTKVILEVMAHLRQRDTLIIPYLDDFLVVGSSALQCKTRLSNTISSLQELGWIVNFEKSRLNPETVQTFLGIQLDSIHGTNVRIYSDNSTAVAYLNRQGGTKSGSLMTIAANIFQLAEAHLTSLTALHIKGVENIRADYLSRNELRQGEWTLNKSIFRRITEAWGIPQIDLFATRDNRQVQRFASLNTRDHPDMLDSLHHPWRFRLAYAFPPVSLIPLVIRKIRREQARVILIAPFWPKRPWFSCLQTMCLCDPWILPSDKELLYQGPFFHPQVKGLHLTAWNLRGNY